A genome region from Candidatus Angelobacter sp. includes the following:
- a CDS encoding MotA/TolQ/ExbB proton channel family protein, which produces MLPILLEHGGPMTWLLLVMSAVVIVVFVERLLHYHRAQINSSEFLNGVRNVLKRENVVEALSICDATPGPVARLVKTAILNRDRGREGVRDALEEAGLLEVPRLEDKLNLLATIAQIAPLMGLLGTVMGFMEMFRRLQEAGTFATPNDLAGGIWGALICMAAGLAVAIPTYAGYNYLVNRVNSIVLDMEKASTEILNIVTGGMNQNGQ; this is translated from the coding sequence ATGTTGCCGATCCTGCTGGAACACGGCGGACCCATGACCTGGCTGTTACTGGTGATGAGCGCCGTCGTCATCGTCGTATTTGTCGAGCGCCTCCTGCATTATCACCGGGCGCAAATCAATTCGTCGGAATTTCTCAACGGTGTACGAAACGTATTGAAGCGGGAGAACGTCGTGGAGGCGCTTTCGATATGCGACGCCACGCCCGGGCCGGTTGCTCGACTTGTGAAAACAGCGATCCTGAATCGCGACCGTGGCCGGGAAGGAGTCCGCGACGCGCTGGAAGAGGCGGGACTGCTCGAAGTTCCCCGGTTGGAAGACAAATTGAATTTGCTCGCCACGATTGCACAGATCGCGCCGCTGATGGGGTTGTTGGGAACGGTCATGGGGTTCATGGAGATGTTCCGCCGTCTGCAGGAAGCCGGGACCTTCGCCACGCCCAACGATCTGGCGGGCGGAATCTGGGGGGCGCTGATTTGTATGGCGGCGGGACTGGCGGTGGCGATTCCCACCTACGCCGGCTACAACTACCTCGTCAACCGCGTTAACAGCATCGTCCTCGACATGGAAAAGGCTTCGACGGAGATTTTGAACATTGTAACGGGCGGGATGAATCAAAATGGACAATGA
- a CDS encoding dUTPase, with the protein METPDQLRELFRMQKMLNERIGVKTDGMSDEDKTKWILNYCRALTQEIAELTDSVPWKWWAKYQKFDAQNARVEVVDLFHFLISLAQVLGMSADDVFNAYLKKNEVNFKRQESGYITKDEHDSKHI; encoded by the coding sequence ATGGAAACGCCCGACCAACTTCGCGAATTGTTCCGGATGCAGAAAATGTTGAATGAGCGCATCGGAGTCAAAACCGATGGTATGAGCGACGAAGACAAGACCAAATGGATACTCAACTATTGCCGCGCCCTGACACAGGAAATCGCCGAGCTGACCGACAGTGTTCCGTGGAAATGGTGGGCCAAATACCAGAAGTTCGACGCGCAAAACGCGCGCGTCGAGGTCGTGGACCTGTTTCACTTTCTCATCAGCCTCGCGCAAGTGCTGGGCATGAGCGCCGACGATGTCTTCAACGCCTACTTGAAAAAGAACGAAGTAAACTTCAAGCGGCAGGAGAGCGGTTACATCACAAAGGATGAGCACGACTCGAAGCACATTTGA